A window of Paenibacillus sp. 19GGS1-52 contains these coding sequences:
- a CDS encoding sensor histidine kinase, translated as MTRELNLLRYGLIIIPASITIYIYQYADYQLFTMHFLLLMLLVTLGAKLPDSLSALASALEILFTAWLCYQYGSLMIFPALSALLCYSRLKSPSVSVLFTTIHLIALNLAFKHSIPLLWVNMNIAFLLTYSLNELLRRAGRGRAETLLVYDELRKKHFELEEARSRLLQFTSQVETAAQSEERVRISRQLHDDIGHRLIRIKMMMEAAIQTLPAAPATGMQLMVQIRDQVSASMDDMRAAVKRINYAPQLEGAYALDRLLEEIGRDTGIETSYLVEGIPYPLYPSIQIVLFKNAQEAITNALRHGRATAVWIQLTYSEAEIIMELSNNGVLPTGEALHRLQCSGGSGLKGMTERTRLIGGTLELRQVPQFVVVTRLPVYRQGEIR; from the coding sequence GTGACCAGAGAACTGAACCTATTGCGTTACGGACTCATTATTATTCCTGCTTCTATTACCATTTACATTTACCAATATGCCGATTACCAATTATTCACCATGCACTTTTTATTGCTTATGCTGCTGGTAACGCTTGGTGCTAAGCTGCCTGATTCGCTATCCGCGCTGGCTAGCGCCTTAGAAATACTGTTCACCGCTTGGTTATGCTACCAGTATGGCAGTCTGATGATCTTTCCAGCGCTCTCCGCATTGCTGTGCTATTCTCGGCTGAAATCGCCTTCGGTGTCGGTCTTGTTCACCACGATTCACCTGATTGCGTTGAATCTTGCCTTCAAGCACTCCATCCCGCTTCTGTGGGTCAACATGAATATTGCCTTCCTGCTTACCTACTCCCTGAACGAGCTTCTGCGGAGGGCTGGACGAGGCCGTGCGGAAACGTTACTAGTGTATGATGAATTGCGCAAAAAACATTTCGAGCTGGAGGAAGCCCGTAGCCGACTGCTGCAATTCACCTCCCAAGTAGAGACTGCCGCCCAATCGGAGGAGCGGGTGCGAATCTCCCGCCAACTGCATGATGATATCGGCCACCGCCTGATCCGCATCAAAATGATGATGGAGGCCGCGATTCAGACGCTTCCTGCCGCACCCGCAACTGGAATGCAGCTGATGGTTCAGATTCGTGACCAAGTGTCTGCCAGCATGGATGATATGCGCGCAGCTGTGAAGCGTATCAACTACGCCCCGCAATTGGAGGGTGCCTATGCGCTGGACCGACTGCTAGAGGAGATCGGCCGCGATACCGGAATTGAGACCTCGTACCTTGTAGAAGGCATACCTTATCCGCTGTATCCCAGTATTCAGATTGTCCTCTTCAAGAATGCCCAGGAAGCCATCACCAATGCCCTACGTCACGGAAGAGCTACAGCAGTATGGATTCAGCTAACCTATAGTGAAGCTGAGATTATAATGGAGCTTAGCAACAATGGAGTTCTTCCCACAGGAGAAGCGCTGCACAGACTGCAGTGTAGTGGCGGATCTGGCTTGAAAGGAATGACAGAACGAACACGGTTGATCGGCGGAACCCTTGAGCTGCGGCAGGTACCACAGTTCGTAGTAGTGACCAGATTGCCGGTATATAGGCAGGGAGAGATTAGGTAA
- a CDS encoding response regulator transcription factor, protein MIKLLIVDDDSFIRESLKVLMGLDSEIEIAGTASDGNEALAFLKEGLAVDVVLMDIRMPGCGGVEGTLAIKKSFPQVSVLMLTTFDDDEYIIEALRNGASGYLLKNIPPDRIIQGIKTVHEGNMLIHPDIARKLATFLQPASRPEAEQVSPTLQSYGLTKAEIAVVASIAEGHSNKEISAELFLSEGTIKNYITDILSKLGLRDRTQIAIFYLKNCQE, encoded by the coding sequence ATGATTAAGCTTCTAATTGTTGACGACGATTCTTTTATTCGCGAAAGCCTTAAGGTGCTAATGGGCCTAGATTCTGAAATTGAAATCGCAGGAACGGCTAGTGATGGCAACGAGGCTTTGGCCTTTCTTAAGGAGGGTCTTGCGGTAGATGTGGTGCTTATGGATATTCGCATGCCAGGCTGCGGTGGAGTTGAAGGTACCTTAGCCATCAAAAAGTCATTTCCACAGGTATCTGTGCTGATGCTGACCACCTTTGATGATGACGAATATATTATTGAAGCCTTGCGAAACGGAGCCAGCGGCTATTTACTGAAGAACATTCCACCCGACCGTATTATACAGGGCATCAAGACCGTACATGAGGGCAACATGCTGATCCATCCCGACATTGCCCGGAAGCTGGCTACCTTTCTGCAGCCTGCCTCCCGTCCTGAAGCCGAGCAAGTGTCTCCGACGCTTCAGAGTTACGGGTTAACCAAGGCAGAGATTGCCGTTGTTGCCTCCATAGCGGAGGGACATTCTAATAAGGAAATTTCCGCAGAGCTGTTCCTGAGCGAGGGGACCATCAAAAATTACATTACCGATATCTTAAGCAAGCTGGGCCTGCGCGATCGTACACAAATTGCTATTTTTTATTTAAAAAACTGCCAGGAGTAA